The sequence below is a genomic window from Deltaproteobacteria bacterium.
TTCCGCCAGGGACCGGATTCACAGCAGCCTCAGCATTTTGAAATCCCTCGAATACCTGGGAACCGACGTCAGGGTCGAAAATCTGGACATGCTGTCGAAATTGAAAAACCCCTGCGTTTTCGTCTCCAACCACATGAGCGTGCTGGAGACCTTCATTTTTCCCTGCTTGATCCTGCCTTACAAGGCATACACAGTGGTGCTGAAACACAGCCTGATGCAGTACCCTGTATTCAAACACGTGCTGCGCAGCCTGGACCCCATTGTGGTGGGCAGAACCAATCCGCGGCAGGATTTCAGGACGGTCATGGAGGAGGGCCTCGCCAATCTGAAGAACAATATTTCCGTGTTGATATTTCCGCAGACAACCCGGGCGCTCGACTTCGACCCGGCCAAATTCAACACCCTCGGAATCAAGCTCGCCAAACGGGCCAAGGTGCCGGTGATACCCGTGGCCGTCAAAACCGACGCCTGGGGCATAGGAAAATGGGTGAAGGACCTCGGCAGGATCGACCCCTCCAAGCCGGTGAGGGTCTGCTTCGGCGAGCCCGTCCACATCAGCGGCGCCGGCAAGACCGAGCACCGCTCCACCATCGATTTCATCGCAGCCAAGCTGGCCTGCTGGGAATAACCCGTTCGCCCCGTTCATCTCGGATGACCGGGGCGAACGGGTTCTGGAACGCGGCTTCCCTCTTCGCTCCGAGAGCTTCGCCGAGACCGCCCGCCGCTAATATGCGGTCCAAAGCAGGATTTTCAACTTGATCATGGTCGGTATCATCGCCCCGCCGATCCTACAAAACACCCTTCAAACACAGGATCCACGCGGTCTTCGAACTCCCCCATTGGCATGGGCGGCGCGTCGTCGCCGGCCAGGGCTTCCCTTACCGACAGCCTCACATCCCTTGCCCACTGTTTTGCCTTATTCAACAACCTAGCCCACGCAGTCTTTTCCAGGGCACTGCTCTCTGCCTGGTAATAATAGGGAAACCGCAGGAAGACATTTCCGGCCTGTGCTTTTACCCAGTACCCCTGGTAGGGCTCCATCAGGAGCTCGTTGTATGAGTGATATACGGCGTTTTCCCAGCACCAGATCCTGAGGTCGATATAGGGGTTGTTGCCGTCCATGAACAGGATGCTCTGCGGGCCAAAGATGATCGCGCCGTTGGCATCGTAAACGACGACCTGCACATCCCCCCAGTAATAGCGGGCGTCGTTGGGCGGCGCGACCATGTTCCAGCCGTTTTGTGTCGTCGGGTTGTAGCCCAGCTTGACGTCGATGTCGAATTCCTTGCTCACGGGGATGCCGCTGAAGTTCACCGTCAACCCTTCCCGCGCCAGGATCCAGTAGGCCCGGCCCGGCTCCATCTTCAAGCCCTTGCCGAACTCGATGTATCTGCCCTGCACAGCATCATAGGTGCCGATGCGGTAGTTGGCCGGGTCGTAATCGATGTTGAAGACGGCCCGGGGGTCGGGGTTGTCGGGCCAGTGTACGATGGATGCCATGCCGAAGTCGCCCAGTTCTTCCCCTGCCGCGATCGGCGGGAGGGAGTCCGGCTCGGAAGTGCCCACCTTGAAGGAAAACGTGTCGGACCACGGCGACGCCAGTCCGGTGTCATCCACATACCGGACCTGCCAGGCATACTTGAGTCCTGTCGTCAAACCAACGCTGCCGATGATGTACTGGGTCAAGTCGGTTGTGGAAATGATCGGGTTCACGGCAGCGCCTGTATCCGCACGCATTATTTTCCATTGTGTCTGATAGTGTATGCTGCTGCCGTCCGGATCGTCGAAAGCGCTTGATTTGAGGGTTATGGGGTTTTCCCCTGAAAAAATGCTTTCGATTGGAGGAGCGACCCCGGTCGGCTTTACGGGGGGGTGCATCCCGGCTTCAAGCCGTTTGTTCAAAATCAAGCCCCCTCCTCCGACCACAAAAACATTGTATGCTGAGCTGCCCCATACGCCATATGGGTAAGCACTCGGGTTGTACTGCACCCCCCACGAATTTCCGTCAAAATACTCGATTACCCTGTTGTCGCTGCCGCCTACCGCATATATATCGCTGTCCGATGTGCCCCATAAGCCGTTAGGGTAATCAACCACCCCAAGTTCCGCCGTCCAGATGTCGCCTGCATTCCCGTCATAATGCAATATGTTCGTCGCCCCACAGGCGAAGACATCTGAAGCGGAATTTCCCCAGACAGCGGTAAGCGGGCTAGTTCCGGGATTGGTCATAGGCGCCCAAGTGCTGCCGTCATACTTCAGGATCGTACCGTTTTCCCCCACGGCAAAAACGTCGTTTTCGGAAGCGCCCCAGACGGCATTCAGCGTGTAGGCGGTGCCGCTGCTATGGACTTCCCAACTGCTGCCCGTATAGTGCAGGATAACGGCGGTTCCCCCTGTGGGAGGTTGAGCGCCGACAATAAACACCTCGCCGTTGGCACTGACCCAGACGCCGTTCAGGTCGGCCGAGGTATTAATGTCGCTCACAAGCGACCAGGTGCCATCATAGTGATATATGGTTCCATTGCCACCCACGGCATAGACATTGCTGCCGGAATTGCCCCGGACATCCCTCAAAACGACACCATTGGCAACGACGTTCTGCTCCACCCAACTGCTGCCGTTAAAATGAAGGATGGTCTCCAGCCCTCCTGCCGCAAAAACATCGCTCCCCGAGGTACCCCAGACAGCATACAATGTTTCTGTCGTCGGAACCGATCCCATGGCAGTCCACTCCTCGCCGGCCACGTGATTGACCATGAATAAACTGCAAAACGCCACTGTCGTGACAACGAAAGCCACAAGTCTATTTTTCGGCTGCATAGTGCCCCCATCGATTCTCGACATCGAAAATTACCCCCAATGTTGCGACCTTGAGGTTACTCCGGCATCTGCGGAAAATCCGGCAGATTGCCCAGGTAGCCCTCTTTGGCCTGCTCGATTATATCGACCCGGACGGTGCTGGGGCGTTCTTTGGTCACGCCCGACTGCACCACGGTCCTGTAGATATCGCCGGCTCTGACCTCCTTGGTCTCGAAGTCTTCGGGTACGGCGACGATGACTTTCTCGGGCACCAGCACCCTGACGTCTGCCTTGACAATGGCCTCGATCCCTTTTCCTGCCTGTATTTCACCCGCTTCGGGTTCATAATCTTCTGGCGCCACGCTGATGAACTGGTCCAGCAGGCGCTTGACCGCTTCGGGTGAAACGTTGACCGGCTTGGACGGGTATCCCCCGGCATACACCCTTGATGACTGGTAGTCGGTCAGCACGACGGGTTCTCTCGCCGGGTCTACCAGTCCCGCCAATTCGATGGAGGTTTTTTCCAATGCCGTGGCTATGGTCACTTCCGCGGAGGCTTCGAGCACGAAATCGGAGCCCCGCACGCCGCAGACGGCCGTAGGCGTCTTCACCTTGAATTCCGAACGTTTGAATTTGAGCAGTTTCACCACGAAAAACCGCGCCTTGCCGAAAGCCATGCGAAGAAACGACGATCGGCTTTTCTTCTTCTTGTCGTAAACACTCTGGTTGAGTTCCAGCTTCGTTTCCGAAGCCAGGGAGAGAATACTGCCGTCGTTCATCCTGAAACGGATCTTGCCTCTTTTCAGGGTGGTTACCGTGTCCCCCCTGTAAAGGGGCAGGCCCGGCCGCGCCCGGTATCCCTCGTGCGCATTCTCGGCGTGCATCACCACCACGTCACCCCTGACCCGCTGGACGCTTCCGATGGGCGCACCGAACCCCGGCATGAATGTATCAGCAATGACAACGCCTGCCGGCAGGATGGTACCGGTGGCGGCGATGCCCGGCGAACAGAGGCCCGCAAAAAGAAATGCCGCAACAGCCAGACCACGGATTGCCGTCAATGTACCTTTACATGTATTCATTTTATCTCTCCAGCAAATCTAAAATTCCAATTCAAGTCCCATGCCCAGGCTGTTTCTCCTGTAATCGTACTCCTCGATATTGGAATGATTGGTGATATGGTTGTATTCCAGAGTGACAAAAAGCCAATCCCGGTAAACCGGTCGTTTGAGCGCCGCAATCCCGGAGAACTTGTCGTCTTTCCTTGTCTCCCCGGGAAAATTCGGGTACTCCTTGTGGTAGTAGTACAGTTCCAGGTCCATGATAAGGCGCCATCCAAGCTCCATGGAAATGCCCGCCTTGAGTTTTGGACGGGTGTAGTCGTAGGCTGACACATCGGCGGTACTCGTCTCGTAGCCGACCCCCCCGAAAACGAATCCACGTCCGCCAAACACGTGGTAGTAGACATCGGCATACAGGTCGTGAAGGCTGCCGTCCCGGTCGTCATTCTGGCGGTAATCCCTCAGATAGTAGGAGTAAACGAATCGGGTCAGGAGATTCCTGTTGGGTTGCCAGAAAACCGAAGGGCGCAGCTGGTGCTGCAGCAGATAGTCCTCGTCGTCGAGCGTGTAGAGCCTGGGTATGTAATTGAGGCCGAAAAGCAAAGACCCGCTGGAATAGGTCCCGTAAAGGTCGGCGCTGGTGTCGGACATGTCGAACTGGTCCAGGTCGAAATACCAATTCTGGCCGCGCTCGATTCCGGCCCCCAGAACCAGATCGCTGCGATTGACGATATTGTAGCGTCCACCCGCCCGGGCGTAAACACCCGAATCGGCTTCATCCGACGGGAACAGGTCCATGTCCGTGGGGTC
It includes:
- a CDS encoding 1-acyl-sn-glycerol-3-phosphate acyltransferase, translating into MWPHDTISFKKKPTWLASKVPGFIFYSNAVWAVIAASRLARRGLYSARDRIHSSLSILKSLEYLGTDVRVENLDMLSKLKNPCVFVSNHMSVLETFIFPCLILPYKAYTVVLKHSLMQYPVFKHVLRSLDPIVVGRTNPRQDFRTVMEEGLANLKNNISVLIFPQTTRALDFDPAKFNTLGIKLAKRAKVPVIPVAVKTDAWGIGKWVKDLGRIDPSKPVRVCFGEPVHISGAGKTEHRSTIDFIAAKLACWE
- a CDS encoding FecR family protein; translation: MNTCKGTLTAIRGLAVAAFLFAGLCSPGIAATGTILPAGVVIADTFMPGFGAPIGSVQRVRGDVVVMHAENAHEGYRARPGLPLYRGDTVTTLKRGKIRFRMNDGSILSLASETKLELNQSVYDKKKKSRSSFLRMAFGKARFFVVKLLKFKRSEFKVKTPTAVCGVRGSDFVLEASAEVTIATALEKTSIELAGLVDPAREPVVLTDYQSSRVYAGGYPSKPVNVSPEAVKRLLDQFISVAPEDYEPEAGEIQAGKGIEAIVKADVRVLVPEKVIVAVPEDFETKEVRAGDIYRTVVQSGVTKERPSTVRVDIIEQAKEGYLGNLPDFPQMPE
- a CDS encoding tetratricopeptide repeat protein, with protein sequence MRRSLAVALAVLLLAGAGLSAQAAEAGGGYYDLGVFAYESKDYQSAESLFKKALETDPANPVYLQYLGRVHTEQGRYEEARENLEAAWDKDPDLSGLNYDLGLLYYHTEQYGTAAEHFAAGAGEDDSNVLAAYYGGICLYRQKRYGEAAPLFEKAAERSPSLKVNSTYYAGICNYQTGNTGAAKEQFTYVKDNADTPAEKRNAEKWLGILGAEPAQKPYYLDFALQYIYDDNVPLDPTDMDLFPSDEADSGVYARAGGRYNIVNRSDLVLGAGIERGQNWYFDLDQFDMSDTSADLYGTYSSGSLLFGLNYIPRLYTLDDEDYLLQHQLRPSVFWQPNRNLLTRFVYSYYLRDYRQNDDRDGSLHDLYADVYYHVFGGRGFVFGGVGYETSTADVSAYDYTRPKLKAGISMELGWRLIMDLELYYYHKEYPNFPGETRKDDKFSGIAALKRPVYRDWLFVTLEYNHITNHSNIEEYDYRRNSLGMGLELEF